Proteins encoded together in one Vibrio hippocampi window:
- the gspF gene encoding type II secretion system inner membrane protein GspF: protein MAAFEYKALDAKGKRVKGLIEGDNPRQARQRLKEKGLVPIDIVETSGKSSRKKQGTNTAKPMFKRGISTSDLALITRQLSTLVQSGMPLEECLKAVSEQSEKPRIGSMLAAIRSKVTEGYTLSDSLGDYPHIFDDLYCSMVAAGEKSGHLDSILERLADYAENRQKMRSKLQQAMIYPVVLVVFAVVIVAFLLAAVVPKIVGQFVQMGQELPKSTQFLLSSSDFVQEWGLLLLGGMVIVIYLIKAALRRPSVRMNWDTRVLNLPLIGKIARGLNTSRFARTLAICTSSAIPILDGMKVSVDVMTNHFAKKQVSTAAENVREGASLRKALEQTKLFPPMMLHMIASGEQSGELESMLTRAADNQDQSFESTVNIALGIFTPLLIALMAGLVLFIVMATLMPILEMNNLMSS from the coding sequence ATGGCGGCGTTTGAATACAAAGCACTGGATGCAAAAGGCAAACGTGTCAAAGGCTTGATTGAAGGGGATAACCCAAGGCAAGCAAGGCAGCGCCTGAAAGAAAAAGGTCTAGTACCGATTGATATCGTTGAGACCAGCGGTAAATCCTCCCGAAAAAAACAAGGGACTAATACGGCTAAGCCCATGTTTAAGCGTGGTATTAGCACCTCCGATTTAGCCTTGATTACTCGTCAACTTTCGACACTTGTACAGTCTGGCATGCCGCTGGAAGAGTGCTTAAAAGCCGTTTCCGAGCAATCAGAAAAGCCGCGTATCGGCAGCATGCTTGCAGCTATCCGTTCTAAGGTCACAGAAGGCTATACCTTGTCAGATAGTCTGGGTGACTATCCACATATTTTTGATGATCTGTATTGTTCGATGGTGGCAGCGGGTGAAAAATCAGGACACCTTGACTCCATTTTGGAACGCTTGGCAGATTACGCCGAAAATCGACAAAAAATGCGCTCGAAACTGCAACAGGCCATGATTTATCCAGTAGTGCTGGTTGTGTTTGCTGTGGTTATCGTCGCTTTCTTGCTTGCGGCTGTTGTGCCCAAAATTGTCGGTCAGTTTGTGCAGATGGGGCAAGAACTGCCTAAGTCGACGCAATTTTTGCTCTCTTCCAGTGACTTTGTTCAGGAATGGGGGTTACTGTTGCTCGGTGGGATGGTCATTGTGATCTATCTCATTAAAGCGGCACTAAGGCGCCCGTCGGTTCGAATGAATTGGGATACGCGAGTTTTGAATTTGCCTTTGATAGGTAAAATTGCTCGAGGGCTGAATACATCAAGATTTGCACGTACACTCGCTATCTGTACCTCTAGCGCGATTCCAATCTTGGATGGCATGAAAGTATCGGTCGACGTTATGACCAATCACTTTGCTAAGAAACAGGTGTCGACAGCAGCGGAAAATGTACGAGAAGGTGCAAGTCTTAGGAAAGCATTGGAGCAAACCAAACTTTTCCCACCTATGATGTTGCATATGATCGCCAGTGGTGAGCAAAGTGGTGAGTTAGAGAGTATGCTAACTCGTGCTGCTGATAACCAAGACCAGAGTTTTGAATCTACGGTTAATATTGCTTTGGGTATTTTTACCCCGCTGTTAATCGCGCTAATGGCGGGTTTGGTGCTGTTTATTGTGATGGCAACCTTAATGCCAATCTTAGAAATGAACAATTTAATGTCTAGCTAA
- the gspG gene encoding type II secretion system major pseudopilin GspG encodes MKKTMKKQAGFTLLEVMVVVVILGILASFVVPNLLGNKEKADQQKVITDIVALENALDMYKLDNSVYPTTDQGLDALVTKPNNPEPRNYRTDGYIRRLPQDPWGYDYQYLSPGDKGTIDIFSLGADGQEGGEGAAADIGNWNIQDFQ; translated from the coding sequence ATGAAAAAGACAATGAAAAAACAAGCAGGCTTCACGCTGCTAGAAGTGATGGTCGTGGTGGTCATTCTGGGTATTTTAGCCAGTTTTGTCGTACCCAACCTGCTTGGCAACAAAGAGAAAGCCGATCAACAAAAAGTGATCACCGATATTGTGGCTTTAGAAAATGCCCTTGATATGTACAAGCTAGACAATAGCGTCTACCCAACCACGGATCAGGGCTTAGACGCTTTGGTAACAAAACCAAACAATCCGGAGCCACGTAACTACCGCACAGATGGTTATATTCGTCGTCTGCCTCAAGACCCATGGGGTTATGATTATCAATACCTAAGCCCTGGCGATAAAGGAACCATTGATATCTTTAGTCTTGGTGCTGATGGTCAAGAAGGCGGCGAAGGCGCTGCGGCAGATATTGGTAACTGGAACATTCAAGACTTCCAGTAA
- the gspH gene encoding type II secretion system minor pseudopilin GspH, which produces MRAARQRGFTLLEVLLVLVLLSISAVAVISTLPQNQQDIVKTESQRLFQRLQLFNEEAMLAGKDFGIRVDKDKSKYVFLELKAEGWQLAQLSSIPEETVLPEGIDLKLDLSQGAWASSESLFEPSSLFDDEMFADPDKVKPEEPPQIFILSSGEITPGEFVFSPQDRSQVDQSWYVQIQENGLIRVLDDKDKNDESK; this is translated from the coding sequence ATGCGAGCTGCTCGCCAACGTGGTTTCACGCTGCTAGAAGTTTTATTGGTGCTGGTGCTGTTATCGATCAGTGCGGTTGCAGTGATTTCTACTCTGCCACAAAACCAACAAGATATCGTAAAAACCGAATCTCAGCGCCTATTCCAAAGGCTGCAACTCTTCAATGAAGAGGCGATGTTAGCGGGTAAAGACTTTGGAATACGTGTTGATAAAGACAAATCTAAGTATGTATTTTTGGAGCTTAAAGCCGAGGGTTGGCAATTGGCTCAATTGAGCTCAATCCCAGAAGAAACGGTACTACCCGAGGGAATTGATCTTAAGCTAGATTTGAGTCAGGGCGCATGGGCAAGCAGTGAAAGTCTATTTGAACCCTCTTCTCTGTTTGATGATGAGATGTTTGCTGACCCAGATAAAGTAAAACCAGAAGAGCCACCACAAATTTTCATCCTATCGAGTGGGGAAATCACGCCGGGAGAGTTTGTTTTTTCTCCACAAGATAGAAGCCAAGTTGACCAGTCATGGTATGTGCAGATTCAAGAGAATGGTTTGATTCGAGTTTTGGATGACAAGGATAAAAATGACGAGAGCAAATAG
- the gspI gene encoding type II secretion system minor pseudopilin GspI: MTRANRGMTLLEVLIALAIFATAAISIIRSVTQHINTLSYLEQKTFAAMVVDNQMAKVMLSTDALKASKGKETLAGVEWYWKVTPVSTVDNFLKAFDVSVSDSEKGSPIVTVRSYVAN, translated from the coding sequence ATGACGAGAGCAAATAGAGGTATGACGCTATTAGAAGTGTTGATTGCTCTGGCGATATTTGCCACTGCCGCCATTTCTATCATTCGTTCCGTCACTCAACATATCAATACACTCAGCTATTTAGAGCAAAAAACCTTTGCTGCTATGGTGGTAGATAACCAAATGGCGAAGGTGATGCTCAGCACTGACGCATTAAAAGCAAGTAAGGGAAAAGAGACGCTGGCTGGCGTTGAGTGGTACTGGAAAGTGACCCCAGTGAGTACCGTCGATAATTTCCTTAAAGCCTTTGACGTTTCAGTCTCTGATAGCGAAAAAGGTAGCCCGATCGTGACGGTAAGGAGCTACGTTGCTAACTAA
- the gspJ gene encoding type II secretion system minor pseudopilin GspJ, translated as MLTKSIVNNKQKGFTLIEVLVAIAIFASLSVAAYQVVNQVQRSNELSQVRSQRLQEIQRAFVYMDSDFRQLALRQFRQDGAEPTTRLIVWQPNLLESDTRGLLFTRLGWLNPQNQFPRGEVAKVGYRLVEGKLERLWWRYPDTAVSEPAIELPILSDVEGWNVRFYNGESWLDEWETDLALPQAVEVTLTLKDYQDISRIYLTSGGSVNGASSDES; from the coding sequence TTGCTAACTAAGTCAATAGTCAACAACAAGCAAAAAGGCTTCACACTCATAGAGGTATTGGTCGCTATTGCTATCTTTGCCAGTTTGAGCGTTGCGGCGTATCAGGTGGTGAATCAAGTTCAGCGCAGCAATGAATTATCTCAAGTTCGTAGCCAGCGTTTACAAGAAATCCAGCGCGCTTTCGTTTATATGGACAGTGACTTTCGTCAACTCGCACTGCGCCAGTTTCGTCAAGATGGTGCCGAACCGACGACTCGTCTGATTGTTTGGCAGCCTAATTTACTCGAGTCTGACACTCGTGGCTTGCTGTTTACTCGTTTGGGCTGGCTGAATCCACAAAACCAGTTCCCTCGAGGGGAGGTGGCTAAGGTGGGTTATCGTTTAGTCGAGGGCAAGTTAGAACGTCTTTGGTGGCGCTACCCTGATACCGCAGTCAGCGAGCCTGCGATAGAGCTACCCATTTTATCCGATGTAGAGGGGTGGAATGTCCGCTTTTATAACGGCGAAAGTTGGTTAGATGAATGGGAAACTGACTTAGCATTACCTCAGGCTGTCGAAGTGACCTTAACCCTTAAAGATTATCAAGATATCTCACGTATTTATCTGACGTCAGGGGGGTCAGTCAATGGGGCAAGCAGTGATGAAAGCTAA
- the gspK gene encoding type II secretion system minor pseudopilin GspK: MKANHLIPMSRFGKPKRQQQGVALIVILLLLAIMVSIAATMSERLFSQFTRASSQINYQQAYWYSVGVEALAVVGIEQSYENNSDTVNLNQAWAIEEQTYPLDYGVATGRIRDMQACFNLNALSEVEPNSNSTSRPYLVSLFRELLEQSQVDSYQAEQIADSAWEFINTSTDVRLVSGVGDSYYESLSPAYVSANGLLADSSELRAVNQVTGDAMLKIAPLVCALPSTGWLLNVNTVVPEQSVIIAAMFAPNLSQDAAQQIIENRPFDGWDSVDDFLQEPQLSSITDDVTDEAKQYLAVDSAYFELDSEVIVDESRIRLRTLFYSEDRENVTVVRRRFGGFRERVPDRSSE; this comes from the coding sequence ATGAAAGCTAACCATTTGATACCGATGTCCCGCTTCGGAAAACCAAAGCGCCAGCAGCAAGGGGTTGCGCTTATAGTTATCCTGTTGCTGCTTGCCATTATGGTGTCGATTGCAGCGACGATGTCAGAGCGACTGTTTAGTCAGTTCACAAGAGCAAGTAGCCAGATAAATTATCAGCAAGCCTATTGGTATTCAGTGGGTGTCGAGGCTCTTGCGGTTGTCGGTATCGAGCAGAGCTACGAAAATAACAGCGATACGGTGAACCTGAATCAAGCATGGGCAATTGAAGAGCAAACTTATCCGCTTGATTATGGTGTCGCCACAGGACGAATCAGAGATATGCAGGCATGCTTTAACCTTAATGCCCTTAGTGAGGTTGAGCCCAACAGCAATAGCACGTCACGCCCCTACTTGGTGTCGCTTTTCCGTGAGTTGCTTGAGCAGAGCCAAGTTGACAGTTATCAGGCTGAGCAGATCGCGGATTCAGCTTGGGAGTTTATCAACACCAGTACCGATGTTCGCTTGGTATCCGGTGTGGGTGATAGCTATTATGAATCGCTATCACCGGCGTATGTCAGTGCCAACGGACTATTGGCTGATAGCAGTGAGTTACGAGCGGTAAATCAAGTGACGGGGGATGCCATGCTAAAAATCGCCCCTTTGGTGTGTGCTTTACCTAGCACGGGTTGGTTATTGAATGTCAATACCGTCGTGCCTGAACAGTCAGTCATTATCGCGGCGATGTTTGCTCCTAACCTTTCTCAAGATGCTGCTCAACAGATCATTGAGAATCGTCCATTTGATGGTTGGGATAGTGTTGACGATTTTTTACAAGAACCACAGTTGAGCTCAATCACTGATGATGTGACTGATGAAGCTAAGCAGTATTTAGCTGTGGATAGCGCCTATTTTGAATTAGATTCTGAGGTCATCGTGGACGAGTCCCGAATACGACTCAGAACATTGTTTTATAGTGAAGACAGAGAGAACGTAACCGTCGTTCGCCGTCGATTTGGAGGATTCCGTGAGCGAGTTCCTGACCGTTCGTCTGAATAG
- the gspL gene encoding type II secretion system protein GspL: MSEFLTVRLNSQPNSPVDWAVWSTNQQEMIASGSLESIDLLDSIKEYAQQRVTLVMLSGQDVHFSKVEIPAGGARQFETMLPYLVEDDVAQDVDDLHFTVLHKHGTSAQICAVDRDYLTSLLATFAAQGMDVKKVVPDVLTLPESQHTTAVDMNGQWVLRTDKYAGMVVEQDWLAAILSSDVFEPRIVESSEQEDDSHEPQKVVIESYSSVDESIITLSEQVTWQLQPVELPMAVLSKGVVDSAFNLLSGEFKPKASFVKHWKVWQKVAVAASILLVALIAKQVVLVNQYESQAALYRAESERIFRAIFPDKQRIPTVSYLKGQMTSELSRLGGSDQSSTSVLEWLSQLPKTVGKVNAMQVESFTYDGNRNEVRMDVTAKDFISFETAKNELEAQFTVTQGPLNKNGDRVMGNFVLKKK, from the coding sequence GTGAGCGAGTTCCTGACCGTTCGTCTGAATAGTCAGCCAAACAGCCCCGTAGATTGGGCAGTTTGGTCGACGAACCAGCAAGAAATGATTGCCAGTGGGTCGCTAGAGAGTATCGACCTACTTGATAGCATTAAAGAGTATGCCCAGCAGAGAGTCACATTGGTGATGCTAAGCGGCCAAGACGTTCACTTTTCAAAAGTGGAAATCCCAGCAGGGGGAGCACGTCAATTCGAAACCATGTTGCCTTACTTGGTGGAAGATGATGTGGCTCAGGACGTCGATGACCTACATTTTACTGTGTTGCATAAGCACGGGACCAGTGCGCAAATTTGTGCTGTAGACCGAGATTATCTGACGTCGTTACTTGCCACATTTGCCGCCCAAGGGATGGATGTGAAAAAAGTGGTCCCTGATGTTCTCACTTTGCCTGAGTCCCAACATACCACGGCGGTTGATATGAACGGTCAGTGGGTGCTGCGTACGGATAAGTATGCGGGTATGGTCGTGGAGCAAGATTGGTTGGCAGCGATACTCAGCAGCGATGTTTTTGAGCCAAGAATTGTAGAGTCGAGTGAGCAAGAAGATGACAGTCATGAGCCACAAAAAGTGGTGATAGAAAGTTACTCTTCCGTCGATGAATCAATCATCACTCTATCTGAACAGGTGACTTGGCAGTTGCAACCTGTCGAGCTACCGATGGCGGTTTTATCCAAAGGTGTAGTTGATAGCGCTTTTAACTTGCTTAGCGGTGAGTTTAAGCCCAAGGCATCATTTGTTAAGCATTGGAAAGTTTGGCAAAAAGTAGCGGTGGCAGCATCTATTTTGCTTGTGGCATTAATCGCAAAGCAGGTGGTGTTGGTCAATCAATACGAATCTCAAGCCGCTCTATACCGAGCGGAAAGCGAGCGCATATTTAGAGCCATCTTCCCCGATAAACAACGTATACCAACGGTGAGCTACCTCAAAGGGCAGATGACAAGTGAACTAAGCCGTTTAGGGGGGAGTGATCAGTCATCGACTTCTGTATTGGAGTGGTTATCTCAGTTGCCAAAGACCGTCGGCAAGGTCAACGCTATGCAAGTTGAGAGCTTTACTTATGATGGTAATCGTAATGAAGTGCGTATGGATGTGACCGCAAAAGATTTCATTAGCTTTGAAACTGCGAAAAATGAACTGGAAGCCCAGTTTACTGTTACTCAAGGACCATTGAATAAGAATGGTGATCGAGTGATGGGTAATTTTGTATTGAAGAAGAAATAG
- a CDS encoding type II secretion system protein M, translating to MKGLLLMAQSWWVSISQREQRLVVVCALILLVGGIYWGILAPFDQRTELAQSRIQSEKQLLSWVTQQADKITEQREAGGVVVSSQPLNQVVTSSTRRFNIELIRMQPRNEQLQVWIKPIPFEFFVNWLFYLEQQQGISVEVMDIDKSDQDGVIEVKRLQFKRGS from the coding sequence ATGAAAGGATTGCTTCTAATGGCCCAAAGTTGGTGGGTAAGCATTAGTCAAAGAGAGCAGCGATTGGTTGTAGTCTGTGCCCTTATTTTGCTGGTGGGCGGTATCTACTGGGGAATTCTTGCTCCCTTTGACCAGCGCACGGAATTGGCACAGTCTCGCATTCAATCAGAGAAACAGTTGCTATCTTGGGTGACACAGCAAGCGGATAAAATTACCGAGCAGCGTGAGGCGGGTGGTGTCGTGGTATCAAGCCAGCCGTTGAATCAGGTAGTGACTTCATCAACTCGTCGCTTCAATATTGAATTAATTCGTATGCAGCCTCGTAATGAACAACTGCAAGTTTGGATCAAACCGATTCCATTTGAGTTTTTTGTCAATTGGCTGTTCTACTTAGAGCAGCAGCAAGGTATCAGTGTTGAAGTGATGGATATTGATAAGTCTGATCAGGACGGTGTTATTGAAGTTAAGCGTTTACAATTTAAGCGAGGTAGCTAA
- a CDS encoding type II secretion system protein N, producing MKRVISYVAVFSTVFIGSAIYHAPANVVLSYAPVPDFIDIKGVEGTIWQGRAQQVQYENWSLGEVGWNFDWMSVIKLSPEFALRFGRGSAMGLSGKGNVGISTSGPYVSTVVASIPADQAMQLAPALPLPITVGGRLELAIKSATYQSPWCSQGEGNLAWNEGLAETPLGSLSFGPTMIDFECDQSTISATGTQNSPQVMGGMTAQLTPNRQYQTEAWFKPGSQFPTGMSQQLSWLGNPDNQGRYSFTYQGKL from the coding sequence GTGAAACGAGTTATTAGCTATGTAGCGGTTTTCTCAACAGTGTTTATTGGCAGTGCCATCTATCATGCTCCCGCCAACGTGGTATTAAGCTATGCTCCAGTCCCTGACTTTATTGATATTAAGGGTGTAGAGGGAACCATTTGGCAAGGTAGAGCACAGCAAGTTCAGTATGAAAACTGGTCGTTGGGAGAAGTCGGCTGGAATTTTGATTGGATGAGTGTCATCAAGCTATCGCCTGAATTTGCCCTTAGATTTGGTCGCGGGAGCGCAATGGGGCTTTCTGGCAAAGGGAATGTCGGCATCTCAACGTCAGGACCTTATGTTTCAACCGTTGTTGCTTCTATTCCGGCAGATCAAGCGATGCAATTAGCCCCTGCCTTACCTTTGCCGATCACGGTAGGTGGTCGACTTGAACTTGCGATTAAGTCTGCGACATATCAATCGCCTTGGTGTTCTCAAGGTGAGGGCAACTTGGCATGGAATGAAGGTTTAGCGGAAACCCCGCTTGGTAGCCTGAGCTTTGGTCCAACGATGATTGATTTTGAGTGTGATCAGAGCACGATCTCGGCGACAGGTACTCAAAATAGTCCGCAAGTGATGGGTGGAATGACGGCTCAGTTGACGCCAAATCGCCAGTATCAAACTGAGGCTTGGTTTAAGCCAGGTTCACAGTTTCCTACAGGTATGAGTCAGCAACTGAGCTGGCTGGGTAATCCAGACAACCAAGGGCGTTATAGCTTTACTTATCAAGGTAAATTATAG
- the cysQ gene encoding 3'(2'),5'-bisphosphate nucleotidase CysQ — MSALQKDFSHLLPNVIDIARSAGQLILDIYENKQYEEFIKADETPVTSADLAAHKLIMEQLSQLTPDIPILSEEAADISLDKRTQWSEYWLVDPLDGTQEFIARSGDFATIIALVRDNRPIMGVVYAPVSGVTYYAYHGKGAWKIPDLNESYRINIHQHESEQQAISIAISRRQNINQVTARMNNAWNYDLVPLGSAALKACLVAEGAVDCYLRLGPTGEWDTAATQCIVSEAGGNILSTALEPLSYNQRETLENPNFIVIGDQDLPWSQILVKQ; from the coding sequence ATGAGTGCATTGCAAAAAGACTTCTCTCATCTACTGCCTAATGTCATCGACATCGCTCGTTCAGCGGGTCAATTAATTCTCGATATCTACGAGAATAAGCAGTACGAAGAGTTTATTAAAGCGGATGAGACACCGGTGACTAGCGCCGATTTAGCGGCTCATAAACTGATAATGGAACAGCTTTCTCAGTTGACTCCCGATATTCCTATCCTTTCCGAAGAAGCCGCAGATATTAGTCTAGATAAACGCACTCAATGGAGTGAATATTGGTTGGTCGATCCCCTTGATGGCACCCAAGAATTCATTGCTCGCAGTGGTGACTTTGCCACTATTATAGCGTTAGTTCGCGACAATAGACCGATTATGGGCGTTGTTTACGCGCCAGTTTCTGGCGTGACTTACTACGCTTACCACGGCAAAGGCGCGTGGAAAATTCCAGACTTAAATGAAAGCTATCGCATCAATATTCACCAACATGAGAGTGAGCAACAGGCTATCTCTATTGCCATTAGTCGCCGCCAGAACATCAATCAAGTCACGGCGAGAATGAACAATGCTTGGAATTACGATCTTGTGCCGCTTGGCTCTGCGGCATTAAAAGCCTGCTTAGTCGCAGAGGGTGCCGTAGATTGCTACCTGAGACTTGGGCCTACGGGGGAATGGGACACTGCGGCAACTCAGTGTATTGTTTCTGAGGCGGGTGGAAATATTCTAAGCACAGCGCTTGAGCCACTCTCTTATAACCAAAGAGAGACACTAGAAAACCCCAACTTTATTGTCATTGGCGACCAAGATTTGCCATGGTCACAAATTCTAGTCAAGCAATAG
- the nudE gene encoding ADP compounds hydrolase NudE, which translates to MPPKKGPTILTKSTVAESRLFKIEALDLEFSNGEKRTYERMKPSGRSAVMMVPITQDGDILLVREYAAGTERYELGFPKGLVDLGEEPEQAANRELKEEIGFGAHKLTRLKDVVLAPSYFSSKMALFVAQDLYPEVLQGDEPEPLEMVKWPLAQAEELLTHLDFCEARCITALLLTLRIKTQLGLSL; encoded by the coding sequence ATGCCACCTAAGAAAGGGCCGACAATATTAACTAAAAGTACGGTCGCCGAGTCTAGGCTATTTAAAATCGAAGCCCTAGACCTCGAATTCTCTAACGGTGAAAAACGCACATACGAACGCATGAAGCCCAGTGGTCGAAGCGCGGTTATGATGGTTCCCATTACTCAAGACGGTGATATTCTATTAGTCAGAGAGTATGCTGCTGGTACTGAAAGATATGAATTAGGCTTTCCCAAAGGGCTTGTTGATCTCGGTGAAGAGCCTGAGCAAGCGGCTAACCGAGAGCTAAAAGAAGAAATCGGCTTTGGCGCACATAAGCTAACTCGTCTCAAAGATGTGGTTCTTGCCCCTTCGTACTTCTCAAGCAAAATGGCGCTGTTTGTTGCTCAAGACCTATATCCTGAAGTGCTGCAAGGTGATGAACCTGAGCCACTCGAAATGGTAAAGTGGCCATTGGCTCAAGCCGAAGAACTGCTAACACACCTTGATTTCTGCGAAGCGCGATGTATCACCGCTCTATTGCTTACCTTACGAATCAAAACGCAATTGGGGCTATCACTATGA
- the nfuA gene encoding Fe-S biogenesis protein NfuA produces the protein MSNPITITESAQSHFSKLLAQQPEGTNIRVFVVNPGTQNAECGVSYCPPEAVEATDTVFTYDLLSAYVDELSLPFLDEAEIDFVTDKMGSQLTLKAPNAKMRKVSDDASLMERVEYSIQTQVNPQLAGHGGHVSLMEITPEGIAIVQFGGGCNGCSMVDVTLKEGIEKQLLEEFSGELTAVRDMTEHDRGEHSYY, from the coding sequence GTGTCAAATCCTATTACAATTACAGAAAGTGCTCAAAGCCACTTTTCAAAACTTTTAGCTCAACAACCTGAAGGCACTAATATTCGTGTTTTTGTGGTCAACCCAGGTACTCAAAATGCGGAATGTGGTGTGTCTTACTGCCCACCGGAAGCGGTAGAAGCGACTGATACCGTATTCACTTACGACCTGCTGTCTGCTTATGTCGATGAGTTATCACTGCCGTTTTTAGATGAAGCTGAAATTGATTTCGTCACCGATAAAATGGGCTCTCAACTTACCCTGAAAGCGCCAAACGCAAAAATGCGTAAAGTGTCTGATGATGCTTCTTTGATGGAGCGTGTTGAATACTCAATTCAAACTCAAGTTAACCCACAACTTGCTGGTCATGGTGGTCATGTAAGCCTGATGGAAATTACTCCAGAGGGGATCGCGATTGTACAATTCGGTGGTGGTTGTAATGGTTGTTCTATGGTGGATGTGACTCTAAAAGAAGGGATTGAGAAACAACTTCTAGAAGAGTTCTCCGGAGAACTCACCGCCGTTCGCGATATGACGGAACATGACCGTGGTGAACACTCTTACTACTAA
- a CDS encoding ComF family protein yields the protein MSLLHQAIPQSCNHLITVPMLWHKQLWRGFNLSETMAYQLQALEPSIAIHTKTFRKHRHTPAQKSLNRQARLLNVRNAFSLYQPPQVTEVAIIDDVVTTGATVRHLSELLLEVGVKKIDIYCLCRTPK from the coding sequence ATGAGCCTATTACATCAAGCGATCCCTCAATCATGCAATCACTTGATCACCGTCCCCATGCTCTGGCACAAGCAACTTTGGCGCGGCTTTAATCTTAGCGAAACAATGGCTTACCAACTGCAAGCTCTCGAACCGAGCATCGCTATTCATACTAAGACATTCCGCAAACATCGTCATACCCCAGCACAAAAGAGCCTCAATAGACAAGCTCGACTGCTCAATGTCCGCAACGCGTTTTCTCTTTACCAACCGCCCCAAGTAACGGAGGTCGCCATTATTGATGATGTCGTCACAACCGGGGCGACTGTGCGACATTTAAGTGAATTATTACTTGAAGTGGGCGTGAAAAAAATCGATATTTACTGTTTATGCCGCACTCCAAAGTAG
- the bioH gene encoding pimeloyl-ACP methyl ester esterase BioH, whose translation MTQSTELYWQAQGEGPDLVLLHGWGMNGAVWQNCIDQLAQHFRVHCVDLPGYGFSHQVDCDSMEALTDRLLKQAPSQAIWLGWSLGGLIATRIAQQAPQRVTRLVTLASSPKFSEGEQWRGIKKQVLANFTQQLVEDFSLTIERFMALQAMGSPSARQDIKCLKQAVLSRPAPNFSALALGLKWLDEMDLRPALSQLTVPVHRWYGRLDGLVPVKITQTLQQTTQGHDSFIFQQSSHAPFITEQEGFISQVIRLLDA comes from the coding sequence GTGACGCAATCGACAGAACTATATTGGCAAGCCCAAGGTGAGGGACCAGATCTCGTGTTACTACACGGCTGGGGAATGAATGGTGCGGTCTGGCAAAATTGCATTGATCAGCTCGCTCAGCATTTTAGGGTGCATTGTGTCGATTTACCCGGCTACGGATTCAGTCATCAAGTCGATTGTGACTCGATGGAGGCGCTCACCGATAGACTGTTGAAACAAGCGCCAAGTCAGGCGATATGGCTTGGCTGGTCTTTGGGTGGCTTGATTGCGACTCGTATCGCGCAACAGGCTCCGCAACGAGTGACTCGGTTAGTGACCTTAGCCAGTTCTCCAAAATTCTCTGAGGGAGAACAATGGCGAGGCATCAAAAAGCAGGTACTGGCTAACTTTACTCAACAACTTGTCGAAGATTTTTCCCTCACCATCGAGCGCTTTATGGCTCTACAAGCGATGGGCAGTCCCAGCGCACGACAGGATATCAAGTGCTTAAAACAGGCGGTTTTATCCCGACCAGCCCCCAATTTTTCTGCGCTGGCATTAGGGTTAAAGTGGCTTGATGAAATGGATTTAAGACCTGCGCTGTCGCAATTAACGGTGCCCGTTCATCGTTGGTATGGCAGGCTTGATGGGTTGGTGCCGGTCAAAATCACTCAGACGCTACAGCAGACGACTCAGGGACACGATAGCTTTATCTTCCAACAATCTTCTCACGCGCCATTCATTACCGAACAAGAGGGGTTTATTTCGCAAGTCATCCGTTTGCTTGATGCATAG